One genomic window of Campylobacter curvus includes the following:
- a CDS encoding SPFH domain-containing protein, whose amino-acid sequence MGYVNDAVILAVVAVLVLLFILVPLFFRRVVETNEVHIVQSARKTMSYGKDTGNGNSYYEFPSWMPIFGVTKIVLPVSVFSIKIEDYEAYDLGRLPFVVDITAFFRISDSNLAAQRVNNFDDLNNQLTNIIQGSIRSILSSRVLEDILQIRSELGDDFTKAVKTQLENWGIEPVKNIELMDIRDNRDSKVIFNIMEKKKSLIEKESRIEVANNKKLAQIAEIEAKQATEVKQQEANKMVGLKTVENEREVSISKEQAEQLIKDQQKITQEKAMEVVRVNDVKQAEIKKQVEIVKAEQEQRKIEIDAEARKNAVIREAEATRENQILIAQGDKEKQFLAAAALLEMKDKEAQGTLKIGTAEAEALRLKELAPVNAQIELAKEIGENQGYQTYLISIKQIEANRDIGLEQAKALSAADLKIIANEGSVGEGMGKFGEILSSKGGTNLAAMLEALNQSEIGKKVLNKISGEKKSDDIGKA is encoded by the coding sequence ATGGGTTATGTAAATGATGCCGTTATATTGGCGGTCGTGGCTGTTTTAGTTTTACTGTTTATCTTGGTGCCTTTGTTTTTTAGGCGCGTAGTGGAGACAAATGAGGTGCATATCGTGCAAAGTGCCAGAAAGACGATGAGCTATGGCAAAGACACGGGCAATGGCAACAGCTATTACGAATTTCCAAGCTGGATGCCGATTTTTGGCGTTACAAAGATCGTTTTACCGGTCTCGGTTTTTAGTATAAAGATCGAAGACTACGAGGCGTATGATCTGGGTAGGTTGCCCTTTGTCGTAGATATCACGGCGTTTTTTAGGATCAGCGACTCAAATTTAGCCGCTCAGCGCGTCAATAACTTTGACGATCTTAACAACCAGCTCACAAACATCATCCAAGGCTCGATCCGCTCGATCCTCTCAAGCCGCGTGCTGGAAGACATCTTGCAGATCCGCTCGGAGCTTGGCGATGACTTTACGAAGGCGGTCAAAACGCAGCTTGAAAACTGGGGCATAGAGCCCGTTAAAAACATCGAGCTCATGGATATCCGCGACAACCGCGACAGCAAGGTCATCTTTAACATAATGGAAAAGAAAAAATCCCTCATCGAAAAAGAGAGCCGCATCGAGGTGGCAAATAATAAAAAGCTCGCTCAGATCGCTGAAATAGAGGCTAAACAAGCCACTGAAGTCAAGCAACAAGAGGCGAATAAAATGGTCGGTCTAAAAACCGTCGAAAACGAGCGAGAGGTCTCTATCTCAAAAGAGCAAGCCGAGCAGCTCATCAAAGATCAGCAAAAGATCACGCAAGAAAAGGCGATGGAGGTCGTGCGCGTAAATGACGTCAAACAAGCCGAGATCAAAAAACAAGTCGAGATCGTAAAGGCCGAGCAAGAGCAGCGCAAGATCGAGATCGACGCTGAAGCTCGCAAAAATGCGGTCATAAGAGAGGCCGAGGCGACAAGGGAAAACCAGATCCTCATCGCTCAAGGCGATAAAGAAAAGCAGTTTTTAGCCGCTGCTGCGTTGCTTGAAATGAAAGATAAAGAGGCTCAAGGCACGCTAAAGATCGGTACTGCAGAGGCTGAAGCGCTAAGGCTAAAAGAGCTAGCTCCCGTAAATGCGCAAATCGAGCTTGCAAAGGAGATCGGCGAAAATCAAGGCTATCAAACCTATCTCATCTCGATAAAACAGATCGAAGCAAACCGCGACATCGGACTAGAACAAGCAAAAGCCCTAAGCGCAGCCGATCTAAAGATCATCGCAAACGAAGGCAGCGTAGGCGAAGGTATGGGAAAATTTGGCGAAATTTTAAGCTCCAAAGGCGGTACGAATCTCGCCGCGATGCTTGAAGCTCTAAATCAAAGTGAGATCGGCAAAAAGGTACTAAATAAAATCTCTGGCGAAAAAAAGAGTGATGATATCGGCAAAGCGTAA
- a CDS encoding ABC transporter ATP-binding protein produces MLEIKNMNFAYANGAGQLHNVNLSLKKGEILTILGKNGAGKSTMLGLISGALRPNSGEILLKGQNALSLSNKQRAKFMAYVAQSEIYEYEYTALEYITFARAAHLGIFARPSEADYDIARKYIAMLGIEALTDKFITQMSGGQRQMCSIARALTAEPEIIIFDEPTSALDFGNQYKFLKVVKRLLVEGYTVVLTTHNPDFAILLGGTVALVKDGGEVASGAVDEIVKSENLSKLYGLNLSVGYVNDVGRKCCLTYPL; encoded by the coding sequence ATGTTAGAGATAAAAAATATGAATTTTGCCTACGCAAACGGCGCCGGGCAGCTACATAACGTGAATTTGAGCCTAAAAAAGGGCGAAATTCTGACTATCTTGGGTAAAAACGGAGCCGGCAAATCAACGATGTTGGGGCTGATAAGCGGGGCTCTGAGGCCAAATTCCGGTGAAATTTTACTAAAAGGACAAAACGCCCTTAGCCTAAGCAACAAGCAAAGGGCGAAATTTATGGCTTACGTGGCGCAAAGTGAAATTTACGAATACGAATACACTGCGCTTGAATACATCACCTTCGCACGAGCGGCGCACCTAGGCATATTTGCAAGACCTAGCGAGGCTGATTACGATATCGCCAGAAAATACATCGCGATGCTTGGTATCGAGGCATTGACGGATAAATTTATCACCCAGATGAGCGGCGGGCAAAGGCAGATGTGCTCGATCGCCAGAGCCCTCACCGCAGAGCCCGAGATCATCATTTTTGACGAGCCGACCTCGGCACTTGACTTTGGTAACCAGTATAAATTTTTAAAAGTCGTAAAGCGCCTACTAGTAGAGGGATACACCGTCGTTTTGACCACGCATAATCCGGACTTTGCCATACTTCTTGGAGGCACGGTCGCGCTGGTAAAAGATGGCGGCGAGGTAGCTAGCGGAGCGGTGGATGAGATCGTAAAAAGCGAAAATTTAAGCAAGCTTTACGGACTAAATTTAAGCGTAGGATACGTTAATGACGTCGGTAGGAAGTGCTGCCTCACCTATCCGCTATAA
- a CDS encoding FecCD family ABC transporter permease has translation MTQNLQKASMPFKFTLVLLVVLTILTALGALCIGRFGVSPEDVLRVILNLLGLNEQMALNIHNVVANIRLPRILAALLVGAALGISGTAYQGVFKNQLVSPDLLGVSAGACVGAASAIIFDFSIFGIQIMAFICGLIAVGLTLSIPRLMGRNSTLMLVLSGVIVSGLMTSIIGFLKYVADPETKLPDIVYWQLGSLAKIDVLNLKFLTPVMIVCMIVLVAMSWRINLLSLGDASAARLGVNVPLERGVIIVCATLLTASSVCISGIVAWIGLLMPHLARMPVGANNTKSLPASIFMSAIFLVVVDTLARTISVSEVPLGVLTGFIGTSFFIWVLFKNKKVV, from the coding sequence ATGACACAAAATTTGCAAAAAGCAAGCATGCCGTTTAAATTTACCCTCGTCTTACTCGTAGTATTGACGATACTGACAGCTCTTGGCGCACTTTGCATCGGGCGCTTTGGCGTCTCGCCCGAAGACGTGCTTCGCGTGATACTAAATTTACTGGGTCTTAACGAGCAAATGGCTCTAAATATCCACAACGTCGTCGCCAACATACGCTTACCGCGGATCTTAGCCGCCCTCCTAGTCGGTGCCGCACTTGGCATAAGCGGCACGGCATATCAAGGCGTGTTTAAAAACCAGCTCGTAAGCCCCGATCTGCTGGGCGTCTCGGCCGGAGCCTGCGTGGGTGCGGCAAGCGCGATAATATTTGACTTCTCGATCTTTGGCATACAGATAATGGCCTTCATCTGCGGCCTCATCGCCGTGGGCTTGACACTTAGCATACCGCGCTTGATGGGGCGAAACAGCACGCTGATGCTGGTGCTCTCAGGTGTCATCGTAAGTGGCCTCATGACCTCGATAATCGGCTTTTTAAAATATGTCGCAGACCCCGAGACGAAGCTGCCTGACATCGTGTATTGGCAGCTTGGCAGCCTAGCTAAGATTGATGTTTTAAATCTAAAATTCCTAACGCCCGTGATGATCGTTTGCATGATCGTGCTAGTGGCGATGAGCTGGCGCATAAATCTACTCTCCCTTGGCGATGCGAGCGCGGCGAGGCTGGGCGTGAACGTCCCGCTAGAGCGCGGCGTCATCATCGTCTGCGCTACGCTTCTAACGGCAAGTAGCGTCTGTATAAGCGGTATAGTCGCGTGGATAGGACTTTTGATGCCACATCTCGCCCGTATGCCAGTTGGTGCGAACAATACAAAAAGCCTGCCAGCGAGCATCTTTATGAGTGCGATATTTTTAGTCGTCGTAGACACCCTGGCAAGGACGATAAGTGTCAGCGAAGTGCCTCTTGGCGTGCTGACGGGCTTTATCGGCACATCGTTTTTCATCTGGGTGCTATTTAAAAACAAAAAGGTCGTTTGA
- a CDS encoding subtype B tannase, with the protein MKKIVLAASVAVCLLGAGLEFDEGKFETKTLDIGGKAVKFRAYENIVYVANPVDTQYQTMNFYVPIEYFDGGKIGKFDAASAPIFFPNSVGGYMPGKASAPELKNGKPNAILEALARGYVVAAPGARGRTLTDMQGNFTGKAPAAIVDLKAAVRYLKFNDAKMPGDANKIVSNGTSAGGALSALLGVSADAAEFEPYLKALGAAPASDEIYAVSAYCPITNLDNADAAYEWMFNGVDEYEKMDFSGLDAGGFNERSGKRKTINGTLTQGQKSLSNERKTAFVSYVNSLNLKDAKGRALSLEPSDEGSFKEYLKKALSASFVEAKRIKQISVAPKFIFLKEDGCELEYTLEFDDYLREIKRAKTPLAFDDLNLANPENDLFGDVKTASKHFTAFAKERGKGEMADAQIIKMMNAMNYLANKNAAKFYRIRHGSADRDTALAVPLILALGLQNAGKSVDFAVPWGQGHGGDYDLDELFTWIDGVVK; encoded by the coding sequence ATGAAAAAAATAGTGCTGGCAGCGAGCGTGGCGGTATGTCTGCTGGGTGCAGGGCTAGAATTTGACGAGGGTAAATTTGAGACCAAAACGCTAGATATTGGCGGCAAGGCGGTCAAATTTAGAGCGTATGAAAACATCGTCTATGTCGCAAACCCCGTGGATACGCAGTATCAAACGATGAATTTTTACGTGCCGATAGAGTATTTTGATGGCGGCAAAATCGGTAAATTTGACGCGGCGAGCGCGCCGATATTTTTCCCAAATTCAGTCGGCGGATATATGCCAGGCAAGGCCTCTGCACCGGAGCTTAAAAACGGCAAGCCAAACGCCATTTTAGAAGCTCTCGCGCGCGGCTATGTCGTAGCAGCCCCGGGCGCTCGGGGCAGGACGCTCACAGACATGCAGGGAAATTTCACAGGCAAAGCCCCCGCGGCGATCGTCGATCTAAAAGCCGCCGTGCGCTATCTAAAATTTAACGACGCAAAGATGCCCGGCGATGCGAACAAGATCGTCTCAAACGGCACTAGCGCGGGCGGCGCACTCTCTGCACTGCTTGGTGTCTCGGCGGACGCAGCGGAGTTTGAGCCATATCTAAAAGCCCTTGGTGCAGCCCCTGCAAGCGATGAAATTTACGCCGTCTCCGCCTACTGCCCGATCACAAACCTTGACAACGCCGACGCTGCCTACGAGTGGATGTTTAACGGTGTCGATGAATACGAAAAAATGGACTTTTCAGGGCTTGATGCGGGCGGCTTTAACGAGCGAAGCGGCAAACGAAAAACGATAAACGGCACGCTCACGCAAGGGCAAAAAAGCCTCTCAAACGAGAGGAAAACGGCGTTTGTAAGCTACGTGAATTCGCTAAATTTAAAGGACGCCAAAGGGCGAGCCTTGAGCCTTGAACCTAGCGACGAGGGAAGCTTTAAAGAATACCTAAAAAAGGCGCTTTCAGCCTCATTCGTGGAGGCAAAAAGGATCAAGCAAATCAGCGTAGCTCCTAAATTTATCTTTCTTAAAGAGGACGGCTGCGAGCTGGAATACACTCTGGAATTTGACGACTACTTGCGCGAGATAAAGCGCGCTAAAACGCCGCTTGCCTTTGATGATCTAAATTTGGCAAATCCTGAAAACGATCTCTTTGGTGACGTAAAAACTGCTTCAAAGCACTTTACAGCCTTTGCCAAAGAGCGTGGCAAGGGCGAGATGGCGGACGCGCAGATCATAAAAATGATGAACGCGATGAACTATCTGGCAAACAAAAATGCGGCGAAATTTTATCGTATCAGGCACGGCTCGGCTGACCGAGACACCGCGCTAGCCGTGCCGCTCATACTTGCCTTGGGACTGCAAAATGCGGGCAAGAGCGTTGATTTTGCCGTGCCGTGGGGTCAAGGACATGGTGGTGACTATGACCTGGATGAGCTTTTTACGTGGATAGACGGGGTCGTTAAGTGA
- a CDS encoding ABC transporter substrate-binding protein yields MKFKIFCLRTLALFAALGLFLNAGEFKSVSDLAGNEVKVPAKVDKIAALWPANTQILLILNAADKIVATSEHITKNAWFAHVFPPIADVKTKFSGNNINIEELFAANPDVVIVSNQNLRNSLAKDGFNALFAGFSDYEGMQKSVLMSAQIIGGEAEQRAREFNAYLVQNIDKVATRTKDLAREKRPKVLHIVSGADLLKIDGTNNMINTWIELAGGTNAIKKEGIMLEITAEEVIAANPDIIIAGNSKADEVLAKIYAEPRFSGLNAVKNKRVYANPSGFFSWDRYGAEAALQILWAAKTIQPEIFADIDVRAETKAFYKKFMNYELSDAEFEYILKGLSPNGE; encoded by the coding sequence ATGAAATTTAAAATTTTTTGCCTAAGGACTCTGGCGCTGTTTGCGGCGCTGGGGCTTTTCCTAAATGCGGGCGAATTTAAGAGCGTTAGCGACCTTGCGGGCAATGAAGTCAAAGTGCCCGCAAAGGTCGATAAGATCGCCGCTCTTTGGCCTGCGAACACTCAAATTTTACTCATCTTAAACGCAGCTGACAAGATAGTCGCGACCTCCGAGCACATCACGAAAAATGCGTGGTTTGCGCATGTTTTTCCACCGATCGCGGACGTGAAAACCAAATTTAGCGGCAACAACATAAATATCGAGGAGCTTTTCGCCGCAAACCCGGACGTCGTCATCGTCTCAAATCAAAATTTAAGAAACTCACTCGCCAAAGACGGCTTTAACGCCCTTTTCGCGGGATTTAGCGACTATGAGGGCATGCAAAAAAGCGTTCTGATGAGCGCGCAGATCATCGGCGGCGAGGCGGAGCAAAGAGCGCGCGAATTTAACGCATATCTGGTGCAAAATATCGATAAAGTCGCTACGAGAACGAAAGATCTAGCGCGCGAAAAACGCCCCAAAGTGCTTCACATCGTAAGCGGAGCGGATCTACTCAAAATCGACGGCACGAACAATATGATAAACACGTGGATCGAGCTTGCCGGCGGCACGAACGCGATCAAAAAAGAGGGTATAATGCTAGAAATCACCGCCGAGGAGGTGATCGCGGCAAACCCTGACATCATCATCGCGGGCAACTCAAAGGCGGACGAAGTGTTGGCTAAAATTTACGCCGAGCCGCGATTTTCAGGACTGAACGCGGTCAAAAACAAGCGAGTGTATGCAAACCCGAGCGGCTTTTTTAGCTGGGATAGATACGGCGCGGAGGCGGCATTGCAGATCCTCTGGGCGGCAAAGACTATCCAGCCTGAAATTTTTGCCGACATCGACGTGAGGGCCGAAACAAAGGCGTTTTACAAGAAATTTATGAACTACGAGCTTAGCGACGCGGAGTTTGAGTATATCTTAAAAGGGCTTAGTCCAAATGGAGAGTAA
- a CDS encoding ABC transporter substrate-binding protein: MKKILLVLALIFGALNLNAADFKTLTDMTGSEVKIPVKVEKIAALWHANNQIILVLGGMDKVVTTTDQISKNKWFARIYPRLTKLPASLNGNDIQIEELVKLAPDVVIVSNKNFQASLAKEGFSVVNALFKDYEDMRKSVLLTADVIGGNAPARAKELNDYLDKNIALVSAKTDKIPTDKRPKVLHIVNGSNLLKVDGTKSMIDTWIKYAGGTNAIQKEGNMFEITAEEILNANPDIIIVGGADNQKSVAKIYADPAFSGLKAVQNKKVFGNPKGVFSWDRYGAEAALQILWAAKTIQPELFADVDLKAETKAFYKKFMNYDLSDTEFGYILNGLNPDGSK, encoded by the coding sequence ATGAAGAAAATTTTACTAGTCTTGGCTCTTATCTTTGGGGCTTTAAACCTAAATGCGGCTGATTTTAAAACTCTGACCGACATGACCGGCAGCGAGGTCAAGATCCCTGTAAAGGTCGAGAAGATCGCCGCTCTTTGGCATGCAAACAACCAAATCATTTTGGTTTTAGGTGGCATGGATAAGGTCGTCACGACCACCGATCAGATAAGCAAAAACAAGTGGTTCGCGCGCATTTATCCGCGCCTTACAAAGCTTCCTGCCTCACTTAACGGCAACGATATCCAGATCGAAGAGCTAGTCAAGCTCGCTCCTGATGTCGTCATAGTCTCAAATAAAAATTTCCAAGCAAGCCTCGCAAAAGAGGGATTTAGCGTGGTGAATGCGCTGTTTAAAGACTACGAAGATATGAGAAAAAGCGTGCTTTTAACGGCTGATGTCATCGGCGGCAACGCCCCTGCACGCGCAAAGGAGCTAAACGACTATCTCGACAAAAACATCGCTCTTGTCAGCGCAAAAACGGACAAAATTCCAACCGATAAACGCCCAAAAGTCCTTCACATCGTAAATGGCTCGAATCTACTCAAAGTCGATGGCACAAAGAGCATGATCGACACGTGGATAAAATACGCCGGCGGAACGAACGCGATCCAAAAAGAGGGCAATATGTTTGAGATCACGGCTGAGGAGATACTAAACGCAAACCCTGACATCATCATCGTAGGCGGCGCGGACAATCAAAAATCTGTGGCTAAAATTTATGCCGATCCAGCATTTTCAGGGTTAAAAGCAGTCCAAAACAAAAAGGTCTTTGGCAATCCAAAAGGTGTATTCAGCTGGGATCGCTACGGCGCGGAGGCGGCTTTGCAGATCCTTTGGGCGGCAAAGACTATCCAGCCGGAGCTTTTTGCCGATGTCGATCTAAAGGCCGAAACGAAGGCGTTTTACAAAAAATTTATGAACTACGATCTTAGCGACACGGAGTTTGGATACATCCTAAACGGACTAAATCCTGACGGAAGCAAATGA
- a CDS encoding TonB-dependent receptor, protein MQNIKISAVLAAFLAVGSSCVAAENVRLETIEIKNSTGESISDSGISEHFLQKDALFGPLMDKKVKDIPLQINTVSNELVQNLQATGLENVWRVIPSATVGYMGSGSVTRPATRGMLGGVIGNNYWDGFMVTATTAVPMMIFDKLEVQNGLSGSLYGSQHPSGIFNYTRKRPVDSQTIVRVDWSEKANFGTMLDTSDRFEKVGYRGIFYFNDGEGFVKDSVKRSKLANLALDFYLTDDLTLETNFTYYNYIRYGYGARLMSPQTNGLAKFNVPGAIANDKKGIAQTWAGMDLESYNASAKLKYNINSDWYVEGGYQHHISDRLTIEQDNTIAGKNGELVSSVGKRNNKSNRFILQSWFVKAMGHETTGSIEHDLGISTYGYIYDSKTPLSSATADTWNQNINNMQSRPKPANFTNNTSLARALKFKTYNFTLADDVKINDKFSFLGALTYTWVTQDSFTSTNPRTMVGRYKDNALTYLAGLTYRPVENTSIYFSYSNSIQVDSLVTADNNTKTLVYAPPAKTKQYELGIKSSLNAIDVSAALFQIERPLYYKIGSGTNQRYNKQGKQVNRGLEATAGGKLGKYVSVYGGFMLLDPKLKNTKNGYADNKVVVGAPKFQTNLLFDFAVPNTNKLSFMTNLHYTGKRYVDDRNTQSVDGYFTTDVGVRYATKAWFGKEATLRFNVNNLFDKKYYVSVMGGNDGDGARGADLYMGDSRNFMASFEVKF, encoded by the coding sequence ATGCAAAATATCAAAATTTCAGCCGTTTTGGCTGCGTTTTTGGCCGTTGGCAGCAGCTGTGTGGCAGCTGAAAATGTCCGTCTCGAGACGATCGAGATAAAAAACAGTACCGGCGAGAGCATTTCTGACAGCGGCATCTCGGAGCATTTTTTACAAAAAGATGCGCTTTTTGGACCGCTCATGGACAAAAAGGTCAAAGACATCCCGCTTCAAATCAACACCGTCTCAAACGAGCTCGTGCAAAATTTACAAGCTACAGGGCTTGAAAATGTCTGGCGCGTGATACCAAGTGCTACTGTGGGATATATGGGCTCCGGCTCGGTCACCCGCCCTGCCACAAGAGGTATGCTTGGCGGTGTTATCGGCAACAACTACTGGGACGGCTTCATGGTTACTGCAACGACTGCCGTGCCGATGATGATATTTGACAAGCTTGAGGTGCAAAATGGACTTTCAGGTTCACTCTACGGCTCACAGCACCCAAGCGGTATCTTCAACTACACGCGCAAACGCCCGGTCGATAGCCAGACAATAGTTCGCGTGGATTGGAGCGAGAAGGCAAATTTTGGCACGATGCTTGATACATCAGATCGCTTTGAGAAGGTCGGCTACCGCGGCATATTTTACTTCAATGACGGCGAGGGCTTCGTAAAAGACAGCGTCAAACGAAGCAAACTCGCAAATTTAGCACTTGATTTTTATTTGACCGACGATCTCACGTTGGAGACAAATTTTACCTACTACAACTATATCAGATATGGCTACGGCGCGCGTTTGATGTCGCCTCAGACAAACGGACTGGCAAAATTTAACGTCCCGGGAGCCATTGCGAACGATAAAAAAGGCATAGCACAAACTTGGGCTGGCATGGATCTAGAGAGCTACAACGCCAGCGCAAAGTTAAAGTACAACATAAATAGTGACTGGTATGTGGAAGGCGGCTACCAGCACCATATATCTGACCGTTTGACGATAGAGCAAGATAATACAATTGCTGGTAAAAATGGTGAATTAGTTTCAAGTGTTGGCAAGCGCAACAATAAATCAAATAGATTTATATTGCAAAGCTGGTTTGTAAAGGCCATGGGTCATGAAACGACAGGAAGTATAGAACATGACCTAGGAATTTCTACTTATGGTTATATTTATGACTCAAAGACGCCTTTGAGTAGTGCAACTGCAGATACGTGGAACCAAAATATAAACAATATGCAGTCTAGACCAAAGCCTGCAAATTTTACTAACAATACCAGTTTGGCTCGTGCTTTGAAATTTAAAACATATAACTTCACATTAGCAGATGATGTAAAGATAAATGATAAATTTAGCTTTCTTGGTGCACTTACTTACACTTGGGTTACACAAGATAGCTTCACTAGTACAAATCCAAGAACAATGGTTGGTAGATATAAAGATAATGCTTTGACATATCTTGCAGGACTTACTTATAGACCTGTTGAAAATACAAGCATATACTTTTCATACTCAAATAGCATTCAAGTTGATAGCTTAGTTACTGCCGATAACAATACAAAAACTCTCGTCTATGCCCCACCTGCAAAAACAAAACAATATGAGTTAGGCATAAAGTCAAGTCTAAATGCTATCGATGTTTCGGCCGCACTTTTCCAAATAGAAAGACCGCTTTACTACAAAATCGGTAGCGGTACAAATCAACGCTACAATAAGCAAGGAAAACAAGTCAATAGAGGACTTGAAGCTACGGCAGGTGGAAAATTAGGCAAGTATGTAAGCGTATATGGTGGTTTTATGTTACTTGATCCAAAACTAAAAAATACAAAAAATGGCTATGCAGATAATAAAGTTGTCGTTGGCGCTCCTAAATTTCAAACAAACCTGCTATTTGACTTTGCCGTGCCAAATACGAACAAACTAAGCTTCATGACAAACCTCCACTACACAGGCAAACGCTATGTCGACGATAGAAACACTCAAAGCGTCGATGGCTATTTCACTACTGATGTAGGCGTAAGATATGCAACAAAAGCTTGGTTTGGTAAAGAAGCGACCTTGCGCTTTAATGTCAATAATCTCTTTGACAAAAAATACTATGTCAGCGTTATGGGCGGCAATGATGGAGACGGAGCTAGAGGTGCCGATTTATATATGGGCGATAGCAGGAATTTCATGGCATCGTTTGAGGTCAAATTTTAA